From a region of the Helianthus annuus cultivar XRQ/B chromosome 5, HanXRQr2.0-SUNRISE, whole genome shotgun sequence genome:
- the LOC110870318 gene encoding uncharacterized protein LOC110870318, producing the protein MAVTPDGISLIPSNPRPDPSTDIRVIVQVSDIQPYQDRYFFTVSDGNAKLFSFVLFSTANMYGEIRNLDLICITEYYVWSRYLLVHKYEVVSPPKKIEVKEEAGDNLKPKQETEVETFTNREDARIVLKPNQEVAKSAAQNEAVCVYNVELTDEDGTRVEAVVFSDAATNFIDRFKVGKVYYTSKVSLKEGTYVNHKELNDGVSGKKKQQWSDEEVEALVDILRELACDQENKNTMVEVRKRLVQKFPDFDKDVNPHIDSMIKYLRNKHSAISEMLMQRGCRWDYVDNKINCEKHWYDDWCKDHNNAVGLWNLKFPYLYKLDSLWGTNIATQLKTEDISQACENNNDENIGVATKSDSWGDEKLEEIIDALLNVSLADEDVGRAAELCYKDPDKAKLLFALPSPIKRSYVMSFLYPGSLNHIRKSHF; encoded by the exons ATGGCAGTGACTCCAGATGGTATATCACTGATACCGTCAAATCCTCGTCCGGATCCTTCAACTGATATCCGAGTCATTGTACAAGTCTCGGACATACAGCCTTATCAAGACCGATACTT TTTTACAGTGAGTGATGGAAATGCAAAGCTATTTTCATTTGTGCTTTTCTCAACTGCAAACATGTATGGAGAGATTCGAAATCTTGATCTTATATGTATCACTGAGTACTACGTTTGGTCCCG GTATTTGTTGGTGCATAAATATGAAGTTGTCTCTCCTCCTAAAAAGATAGAAGTTAAGGAAGAAGCCGGCGATAATTTAAAGCCGAAGCAAGAAACCGAGGTGGAGACTTTTACCAATAGAGAAGATGCTCGTATTGTTTTGAAACCAAATCAAGAAGTAGCTAAGTCAGCTGCTCAAAACGAAGCAGTTTGTGTTTATAATGTAGAGTTAACTGATGAAGAT GGTACTCGAGTCGAAGCAGTTGTGTTTAGCGATGCTGCAACAAACTTCATAGATAGATTCAAAGTGGGCAAGGTTTATTACACATCCAAAGTATCTTTAAAAGAGGGAACATATGTTAATCACAAAGAGCTTAATG aTGGTGTGAGTGGAAAGAAGAAACAACAGTGGAGTGACGAGGAAGTTGAAGCGTTAGTCGATATTCTACGAGaacttgcttgtgatcaagaaaacaagaataCCATGGTTGAAGTGCGAAAAAGACTAGTGCAAAAATTTCCTGATTTTGATAAAGATGTTAACCCACACATAGACTCTATGATCAAATATCTTAGAAACAAGCATAGTGCAATTTCGGAGATGTTGATGCAACGCGGTTGTCGATGGGATTATGTTGATAACAAAATCAATTGTGAGAAGCATTGGTATGATGACTGGTGTAAG GATCACAATAACGCAGTCGGATTGTGGAACTTGAAATTCCCGTATTTGTACAAACTGGATTCGCTTTGGGGCACAAATATAGCAACACAACTAAAAACCGAGGACATTTCACAAGCATGCGAGAATAACAATGACGAAAATATTGGTGTTGCGACAAAATCTGATTCTTGGGGCGATGAGAAGTTGGAAGAGATTATTGATGCACTTCTTAATGTTAGCTTAGCTGACGAGGATGTTGGAAGGGCTGCTGAACTTTGCTACAAAGATCCCGACAAAGCTAAGTTATTGTTTGCTTTGCCAAGTCCTATAAAAAGATCCTATGTGATGTCGTTCTTGTATCCAGGGTCGCTAAATCATATAAGAAAATCCCATTTCTAA